One window of Nicotiana tomentosiformis chromosome 11, ASM39032v3, whole genome shotgun sequence genomic DNA carries:
- the LOC138901848 gene encoding uncharacterized protein — protein sequence MVGERVLLRVSPMKGVMRFRKKGKLSPRYIGPFEILERAGAVAYRLALPPSLSAVHLVLHVSMLQKYHGDPSHVLDFSSVQLDKDLSYVQEPVAVLDRHVRKLRSKNISSVKVQWRGHPEGEATWETKRVMQNKYPHLFVTSCIILNPFEDELLFKKGRM from the coding sequence atggttggtgagcgggtcttgctccgagtttcgcctatgaagggtgtgatgaggttcaggaagaagggcaagttgagccctaggtatattgggccttttgagattcttgagagagctGGAgcggtggcttacagacttgcactaccacctagtctctctgcagttcatctagtgttacatgtttccatgctccagaagtatcacggcgatccgtctcatgtgttagacttcagttcagttcagttggacaaggatctatcttatgttcaGGAACCAGTGGCTGTTTTGGacaggcatgttcgaaagctgaggtcaaagaatatttcttccgtgaaggtgcagtggagaggccatccagaaggagaagctacttgggagactaagAGGGTGAtgcagaacaaatatccacacctatttgtgacttcatgtataattctaaacccatttgaggacgaacttttgtttaagaaggggaggatgtaa